The following coding sequences lie in one Rutidosis leptorrhynchoides isolate AG116_Rl617_1_P2 chromosome 4, CSIRO_AGI_Rlap_v1, whole genome shotgun sequence genomic window:
- the LOC139842392 gene encoding GCN5-related N-acetyltransferase 5, chloroplastic — MAAISLSSSIDLHHHHHHHHHNLLNHRHLRHQPPYSRTHIINPKFTPRFNLILTCSSQSSSSPTLKENPLPNGKFLSNPDLQKLEFLQSYKLFHKLPSGSMLLIRVMQEHEMDMTVELLAESFAESMMLPKAYVKLLAFLVKQYLTERRALMPHAATLIAFHRRDTDDEGGETGDIQLAGTVEVSFDELGSNVSPPTPTPPKNAPYICNMTVKKSLRRQGIGWQLLKASEELISQISTVREVYLHCRMIDSAPFNMYSKAGYSVFKTDSILILLTLQRRKHLMCKQLPPALNIITETNTLYDVGDKNLEPIDA, encoded by the exons ATGGCCGCAATCTCTCTTTCTTCATCCATTGACctccaccatcaccatcaccaccaccaccacaacctcCTAAACCACCGTCATCTCCGCCACCAACCACCGTACTCAAGAACCCACATCATAAACCCCAAATTCACACCTCGTTTCAATCTCATCCTCACTTGCTCATCTCAATCTTCATCATCACCAACACTCAAAGAAAACCCACTTCCAAATGGCAAATTCCTATCAAACCCTGATCTTCAAAAGCTTGAATTTCTTCAAAGTTACAAACTTTTCCACAAATTACCATCTGGGTCGATGCTATTAATCCGTGTGATGCAAGAACATGAAATGGACATGACAGTTGAGTTGTTGGCTGAATCTTTTGCAGAATCTATGATGCTGCCTAAAGCTTATGTAAAGCTGTTGGCTTTTTTAGTCAAACAGTATTTGACTGAAAGGAGAGCTTTAATGCCTCATGCTGCAACGTTGATTGCTTTCCATAGAAGAGATACTGATGATGAAGGGGGTGAAACGGGAGATATACAATTAGCAGGGACTGTTGAAGTAAGTTTTGATGAGTTAGGGTCTAATGTTTCACCTCCAACTCCTACCCCTCCAAAGAATGCACCTTATATTTGTAATATGACAGTCAAGAAGTCCTTAAGAAG GCAAGGCATCGGTTGGCAACTTTTGAAGGCAAGTGAGGAACTTATATCTCAAATTAGTACGGTCAGAGAGGTTTATTTGCACTGTAGAATGATTGATTCAGCTCCATTCAACATGTATTCAAAAGCAGGATACTCTGTGTTCAAGACAGATAGCATCTTGATCCTTTTAACATTACAAAGACGTAAACATTTAATGTGTAAACAACTTCCTCCTGCCTTAAACATCATTACAGAGACAAATACATTGTATGATGTTGGTGACAAAAATCTTGAACCTATAGATGCCTAG